A window of the Verminephrobacter eiseniae EF01-2 genome harbors these coding sequences:
- a CDS encoding glutathione binding-like protein, whose amino-acid sequence MIDIYSWATPNGHKVHIMLEECGLDYRAHAIDIGAGEQFAKAFLEISPNNKIPAIVDSDGPDGKPMSLFESGAILIYLAGKTGQFLGASDREKFNVLQWLMFQMGGLGPMLGQAHHFRIYAPEKIDYAINRYTNEAKRLYGVLDRQLSKTAYLAGDEYTIADIACFPWTRSWKNQGLELSDFPSVQRWFDAIDARPAVQRGVTVLADKRRAMTDDKAKDILFGKTQYEKR is encoded by the coding sequence ATGATCGACATATACAGTTGGGCCACGCCGAACGGCCACAAGGTCCACATCATGCTGGAAGAATGCGGGCTGGACTATCGTGCCCACGCGATCGACATCGGTGCCGGCGAGCAGTTTGCCAAAGCATTTCTGGAAATTTCGCCGAACAACAAAATCCCTGCCATCGTCGACTCCGATGGGCCGGACGGCAAGCCGATGTCGCTGTTCGAATCGGGGGCCATCCTGATTTACCTGGCAGGCAAGACCGGCCAGTTTCTCGGGGCCAGCGACCGCGAGAAATTCAATGTCCTGCAATGGCTCATGTTCCAGATGGGCGGTCTCGGCCCGATGCTCGGTCAGGCGCATCATTTCCGCATCTACGCACCGGAAAAAATTGATTACGCCATCAACCGCTACACCAACGAAGCCAAGCGCCTGTATGGCGTGCTCGACAGGCAATTGTCCAAAACGGCCTACCTCGCCGGCGACGAGTACACCATCGCCGACATCGCCTGCTTTCCGTGGACGCGCTCGTGGAAAAATCAGGGCCTGGAACTGAGCGACTTTCCCAGCGTGCAGCGCTGGTTCGACGCCATCGATGCCCGCCCGGCGGTGCAGCGTGGCGTCACCGTGCTGGCCGACAAACGCCGGGCGATGACCGACGACAAAGCCAAGGACATCCTGTTCGGCAAGACGCAATACGAAAAGCGCTGA
- a CDS encoding 2-dehydro-3-deoxy-6-phosphogalactonate aldolase, producing the protein MDATQLPFRLPLIAILRGLRPDEALAHVAALVEAGFDAIEIPLNSPDWSSSIAAAVSAFGSRAVIGAGTVLQVRQVEALQRIGARMIVTPNTAPPVIARARAAGMWTCIGCMSATEAFAALDAGAQMLKIFPASALGPAYIRALKAVLPPAVPVFAVGGISTGNLPDYLAAGCAGAGLGGELYRAGQDVQRTREQAQAFVQAFRELPR; encoded by the coding sequence TTGGACGCTACTCAACTCCCGTTCCGGCTACCGCTCATCGCCATTCTTCGGGGCCTGCGGCCGGATGAGGCGCTGGCGCATGTGGCCGCGCTGGTCGAGGCCGGATTTGACGCCATCGAGATCCCGCTCAATTCCCCCGACTGGAGCAGCAGCATCGCAGCGGCAGTCAGCGCCTTCGGCAGCCGCGCGGTGATCGGTGCCGGCACGGTGCTACAGGTCCGGCAGGTCGAGGCTTTGCAGCGTATTGGCGCGCGGATGATCGTCACCCCGAACACCGCGCCACCGGTCATCGCCCGCGCCCGCGCGGCAGGCATGTGGACCTGCATCGGCTGCATGAGCGCCACCGAAGCCTTCGCCGCACTCGATGCGGGCGCCCAAATGCTCAAGATATTCCCCGCGTCGGCACTGGGGCCGGCCTATATCCGGGCGCTGAAGGCCGTCTTGCCGCCGGCTGTGCCGGTGTTTGCGGTGGGCGGAATCAGCACCGGAAACTTGCCCGACTACCTTGCTGCCGGCTGTGCCGGAGCCGGTCTTGGCGGGGAACTGTACCGGGCCGGACAGGACGTGCAGCGCACACGGGAACAGGCGCAGGCTTTCGTTCAGGCTTTTCGGGAGCTGCCGCGATGA
- a CDS encoding type II toxin-antitoxin system VapC family toxin, with product MILLDTNVISEPLRPSPEARVSDWIDAQPLETLYLSAMTVAELRAGVALMPTGKRRTALHEHLQKRVLPMFAGRVLPFDLACTSAYAELMAKVRKAGIGIETADACIAAVAFANGFTVATRDTSPFQAAGLDVINPWEDA from the coding sequence ATGATCCTGCTTGATACGAACGTCATTTCGGAGCCGCTGCGCCCATCGCCAGAGGCTCGCGTCAGTGACTGGATCGACGCGCAGCCGTTGGAAACGCTGTACCTGTCGGCGATGACTGTGGCCGAACTGCGCGCCGGTGTCGCGCTGATGCCGACCGGCAAGCGCCGGACGGCGCTGCATGAGCATCTGCAAAAGCGCGTTCTGCCGATGTTCGCGGGGCGCGTTCTGCCTTTCGATCTGGCTTGCACAAGCGCCTATGCCGAGCTGATGGCGAAGGTTCGCAAGGCAGGCATCGGCATCGAGACTGCCGATGCCTGCATCGCAGCAGTCGCCTTTGCCAACGGATTTACCGTTGCTACACGCGACACAAGCCCTTTCCAAGCTGCCGGCTTGGACGTTATCAACCCTTGGGAGGACGCATAA
- a CDS encoding SDR family oxidoreductase: MKPRLENKVALVTGGAQGIGAATAALFVEHGARVIVNVREHTPAAQAFALSLGAPDEVLLLAADVSRRAEVEAMVAQAVSHFGRLDVLVNNAGINVFDDPLHLSDEDWARCFSVDLEGAWHCARAVLPHMLAQRAGSIVNIASVHGHKIIPNAFPYPVAKHGLIGLTRALGIQYAAQGIRVNSVSPGLILTALAESVFLASPDPQAERRRQEQLLPCQRIGEASEVAYTVLFLASDEARFINATDILIDGGRSHLYHE; the protein is encoded by the coding sequence ATGAAACCCCGCCTGGAAAACAAGGTGGCCCTGGTCACCGGCGGCGCGCAGGGCATAGGCGCTGCCACGGCGGCCTTGTTTGTCGAGCATGGCGCGCGCGTGATCGTCAATGTGCGCGAGCACACGCCGGCGGCACAGGCTTTCGCACTATCGCTCGGCGCACCGGACGAGGTGCTGCTGCTGGCCGCCGACGTCAGCCGACGCGCCGAGGTCGAGGCCATGGTGGCGCAGGCGGTCAGCCATTTCGGCCGACTCGATGTGCTGGTCAACAATGCCGGAATCAACGTCTTCGATGACCCGCTGCACTTGAGCGATGAAGACTGGGCCCGGTGCTTTTCGGTGGACCTCGAAGGCGCCTGGCATTGCGCGCGTGCGGTGCTGCCGCATATGCTGGCGCAGCGCGCAGGCAGCATCGTCAACATCGCCTCGGTCCATGGGCACAAGATCATCCCGAACGCCTTCCCCTATCCTGTCGCCAAGCATGGATTGATCGGCCTGACCCGTGCGCTGGGCATTCAGTACGCAGCGCAGGGCATTCGCGTCAATTCGGTCTCGCCGGGGCTGATCCTGACAGCGCTCGCAGAAAGCGTCTTTCTGGCCAGCCCCGACCCGCAGGCCGAGCGCCGTCGTCAAGAGCAGTTGCTGCCATGCCAGCGGATCGGCGAGGCATCCGAGGTGGCCTACACCGTGCTCTTTCTGGCCAGCGACGAAGCGCGCTTCATCAATGCGACCGACATCTTGATCGATGGCGGCCGCTCCCATCTCTACCACGAATGA
- a CDS encoding FitA-like ribbon-helix-helix domain-containing protein codes for MPSVTVRNVPDEVHRAIRVRAARHGLSIEAEMRDILETAVKPQGRIKLGSLLSEIGRKVKLTEEEFAIFENVRDKTPARAARFE; via the coding sequence ATGCCATCCGTTACCGTCCGAAATGTGCCTGATGAAGTGCATCGCGCTATCCGTGTGCGGGCCGCTCGACACGGCCTCAGCATCGAGGCCGAGATGCGTGACATCCTGGAAACTGCCGTGAAGCCGCAGGGCCGGATCAAGCTGGGTTCGCTGCTGTCCGAGATCGGCCGCAAGGTCAAGCTGACCGAAGAAGAGTTCGCCATCTTTGAGAACGTGCGCGACAAAACCCCGGCCCGTGCTGCGAGATTTGAATGA
- the araG gene encoding L-arabinose ABC transporter ATP-binding protein AraG, translating into MPPVLEFRNIGKNFPGVRALADVSFSVPAGTVHGLMGENGAGKSTLLKILGGVYQPDAGEILLHGLPQRFQNARAAIDQGIAIIHQELQYVPEMSVMENLMLGHLPHRLGFVRSRQLQAGVREQLQKIGVDFDPLAKLKHLSIAQRQMVEICKALLRNARVIAFDEPTSSLSHREAQILFGLVASLRSQGKAIIYISHRMDEIFHLCDACTIFRDGRKVGEHLQMQELTRDTLISEMVGREIGDIFDYRSRTLGPERLRVIDIEGRKLSAPASFAIRSGEILGFFGLVGAGRSELMRLIYGADRCRSGRLELDGQALPLCGIPESIRRGIMFCPEDRKEEGIVGCRPVSENINISCRRHHLRWGLFVDQRAESRIADEFIGRLRIKTPHREQKIRFLSGGNQQKTILARWLAETGLKVLIIDEPTRGIDVGAKNEIYRILYELADRGVAIVLVSSELPEVMGISDRLIVMCQGRISGVLTRAEATEAKVLQLALPGSAPVGATVGAPALAARRA; encoded by the coding sequence ATGCCGCCCGTACTTGAGTTTCGCAATATTGGAAAGAATTTCCCTGGCGTCCGTGCGCTTGCCGATGTGTCGTTCAGTGTGCCGGCGGGAACGGTGCATGGCTTGATGGGTGAAAATGGTGCCGGCAAATCAACGCTGCTGAAGATCCTCGGCGGCGTTTACCAGCCCGACGCCGGGGAAATACTGCTGCACGGGTTGCCGCAGCGCTTCCAGAATGCCCGTGCCGCCATTGACCAAGGGATTGCCATCATCCATCAGGAACTGCAATATGTGCCCGAAATGAGCGTGATGGAAAATCTGATGCTCGGCCACTTGCCGCACCGCCTGGGATTCGTCAGGTCGCGGCAGTTGCAAGCCGGGGTGCGTGAGCAGTTGCAAAAGATCGGGGTGGACTTCGATCCTCTGGCGAAATTGAAGCACCTGTCGATTGCGCAGCGCCAGATGGTCGAGATATGCAAGGCGTTGTTGCGCAATGCCCGGGTCATCGCTTTCGATGAACCCACCAGTTCCCTGTCGCATCGGGAAGCGCAAATCCTGTTCGGTCTGGTGGCATCGCTGCGCTCACAGGGCAAGGCGATCATTTATATCTCGCACCGGATGGATGAGATTTTCCACCTGTGCGACGCCTGCACCATCTTTCGCGATGGACGCAAGGTGGGCGAGCATCTGCAGATGCAGGAATTGACCCGCGACACCCTGATCAGTGAAATGGTCGGGCGCGAGATCGGGGATATCTTCGATTACCGCAGCCGCACCCTGGGCCCAGAGCGGCTGCGCGTGATCGACATCGAGGGGCGCAAATTGTCTGCGCCTGCCAGTTTTGCCATCCGCAGCGGGGAAATCCTCGGCTTCTTTGGTTTGGTAGGCGCAGGCCGCAGCGAGCTGATGCGCTTGATTTATGGTGCCGACCGCTGCCGCAGCGGGCGCTTGGAACTCGATGGCCAGGCGCTGCCACTGTGCGGCATTCCTGAATCGATTCGCCGGGGCATCATGTTTTGCCCGGAAGACCGCAAGGAAGAAGGCATCGTGGGCTGTCGCCCGGTGTCCGAGAACATCAATATCAGTTGCCGCCGCCATCACCTGCGTTGGGGGCTGTTCGTCGACCAGCGGGCCGAGTCCCGCATTGCCGATGAATTCATCGGGCGCTTGCGTATCAAGACGCCCCACAGGGAGCAGAAAATCCGCTTTCTCTCGGGCGGCAATCAGCAAAAAACGATTCTTGCGCGCTGGCTTGCCGAAACCGGGTTGAAGGTGCTCATCATCGACGAGCCGACACGCGGCATCGATGTCGGGGCGAAAAACGAAATCTACCGGATTCTTTATGAACTGGCCGATCGAGGCGTCGCCATTGTGCTGGTCTCCAGCGAATTGCCGGAGGTCATGGGAATATCGGACCGGTTGATCGTCATGTGCCAAGGGCGGATCAGCGGCGTGCTGACACGCGCCGAAGCGACCGAGGCCAAGGTGCTGCAACTGGCGTTGCCGGGCAGTGCTCCCGTGGGGGCGACGGTGGGGGCGCCGGCATTGGCGGCACGGCGGGCCTGA
- the araH gene encoding L-arabinose ABC transporter permease AraH: MKDTKLLRFVEDFSLPLIFVCLFVGLSLSVKYFFSMQNMIGLALSVSQIAMVACTMMFCLAARDFDLSIGSTVAFAGVLCATVINGTDSVALGVGTSLLAGAAIGFVNGAVIAKLRVNALITTLATMEIVRGLAFITSGGQAVGASTQAFFALGNTVLFGIPSPVWIAALCFLVFGVLLNKTLYGRNTLALGGNPDAARLAGVAVDRTRIMIFLIQGLVAALAGVILASRITSGQPNAAIGFELNVISACVLGGVSLMGGRASISGVLVGVLIMGTVQNAMNLLNIDVFYQYLVRGGILLAAVLVDQLKSRGEQE, from the coding sequence ATGAAAGACACGAAACTCTTGCGCTTTGTCGAAGACTTCAGCCTGCCGCTGATCTTCGTGTGCCTGTTTGTCGGCCTGTCGCTGTCGGTGAAGTATTTCTTTTCGATGCAAAACATGATCGGCCTGGCATTGTCGGTTTCGCAAATCGCGATGGTGGCATGCACGATGATGTTTTGCCTCGCCGCGCGCGACTTCGACCTGTCCATTGGCTCGACGGTCGCATTCGCCGGCGTGCTGTGCGCGACCGTCATCAACGGCACCGACAGCGTTGCGCTCGGGGTGGGCACCAGTTTGCTGGCAGGCGCAGCGATCGGCTTTGTCAATGGCGCCGTGATCGCCAAGCTCAGGGTCAACGCATTGATCACGACATTGGCGACGATGGAGATCGTGCGCGGGCTGGCTTTCATCACTTCGGGGGGGCAGGCGGTCGGTGCGTCGACGCAGGCTTTTTTTGCACTGGGCAACACCGTTTTGTTCGGCATTCCCAGCCCGGTCTGGATCGCTGCGCTGTGTTTTCTGGTGTTTGGCGTGCTGCTGAACAAGACGCTCTATGGCCGCAATACCTTGGCGCTGGGCGGCAATCCCGATGCGGCCCGGCTGGCGGGCGTTGCGGTGGATCGCACGCGCATCATGATCTTTCTGATCCAGGGCCTGGTGGCTGCGCTCGCTGGCGTGATCCTGGCGTCGCGCATCACCAGCGGACAGCCGAATGCGGCCATCGGTTTCGAGCTGAACGTGATTTCGGCCTGCGTGCTCGGCGGCGTGTCCTTGATGGGTGGCCGCGCCAGCATCAGCGGGGTGCTGGTCGGTGTGCTGATCATGGGCACGGTGCAGAACGCGATGAATCTGCTCAATATCGATGTGTTCTACCAATATCTGGTGCGTGGCGGCATCTTGCTGGCGGCGGTGCTGGTCGATCAGTTGAAAAGCCGTGGCGAGCAGGAGTGA
- a CDS encoding 2-dehydro-3-deoxygalactonokinase has translation MDILTIDAGTTNTRSTLWRNGIPSCQAERPVGVRDTAVTGDKSALQNGVRESIAEVLQQARIGIADLGLLLASGMITSNVGLFELAHLPAPAGLKELAAGMQQALLPQVCARPIWFVPGVRNPVADVGLHDCEAMDMMRGEEAETMGLIERLKIAAPALIVLPGSHTKFVLLDAQQRIANCVTTLSGELLQVITHDTIVADSLGSDFADRIEPEMLFAGARSARSLGLGRACFMVRTLGQFTRHDRNARANFLLGAVLGADLLTLEHSSALRLRPETRCIVAGKPTLRQAYSLLLANDDFFSAAVTTVSDDEQHSLAGFGAIRLAQERGLAGGGPTLAASGRVPG, from the coding sequence ATGGACATACTCACCATCGATGCAGGGACCACCAACACCCGCTCGACCCTCTGGAGAAATGGTATCCCTTCGTGCCAGGCCGAACGCCCCGTGGGGGTGCGCGACACGGCCGTCACCGGTGACAAGAGCGCGCTGCAAAACGGGGTGCGCGAGAGCATTGCCGAGGTTTTGCAGCAGGCCAGGATCGGCATCGCCGACCTGGGCCTGTTGCTTGCGTCTGGGATGATCACGTCGAATGTCGGCCTGTTCGAGCTGGCGCATTTGCCGGCGCCCGCCGGCCTGAAGGAACTGGCTGCCGGCATGCAGCAGGCGTTGCTGCCGCAGGTCTGCGCCAGGCCGATCTGGTTCGTCCCGGGAGTGCGTAACCCGGTGGCGGACGTCGGCCTGCACGACTGCGAAGCCATGGACATGATGCGCGGTGAAGAGGCCGAAACCATGGGCCTGATCGAGCGCCTGAAGATCGCCGCGCCGGCGCTCATCGTCTTGCCCGGCTCGCACACGAAATTCGTGCTCCTCGATGCGCAGCAGCGCATCGCCAACTGTGTCACCACGCTGTCGGGCGAACTGCTGCAGGTGATCACGCACGACACCATCGTGGCCGATTCGCTCGGCAGCGATTTCGCCGACCGGATCGAGCCCGAAATGCTTTTCGCTGGCGCCCGTTCGGCCCGCAGCCTGGGTCTGGGCCGGGCGTGCTTCATGGTGCGCACCCTGGGGCAATTCACGCGCCATGACCGCAATGCGCGCGCGAACTTCCTGCTGGGCGCGGTGTTGGGCGCGGACCTGCTGACGCTCGAGCACAGCAGCGCGCTGCGCCTGCGCCCCGAAACCCGCTGCATCGTGGCCGGCAAGCCCACGCTGCGCCAGGCGTACAGCCTGCTGCTGGCAAACGACGATTTCTTCTCGGCGGCGGTGACCACCGTCTCCGATGACGAGCAGCACAGCCTGGCTGGCTTCGGGGCCATCCGGTTGGCGCAGGAGCGGGGCTTGGCTGGAGGCGGTCCGACCTTGGCCGCCTCGGGGCGGGTGCCCGGGTAA
- a CDS encoding CBS domain-containing protein: MKVTDILRVKGNTLYTAAPDEPLAGAVELMAERDIGSLVVMESGDLVGMLTFREVIQAMVKNAGSVGSLQVRSAMNAAPLICTLETDMDEVRRMMLERHARYMPVMEQKMLMGVISFYDVAKAVVDSQNFENKMLKAYIRDWPEEN; this comes from the coding sequence ATGAAAGTCACCGACATTCTTCGCGTCAAAGGAAACACCCTCTACACCGCCGCGCCGGACGAGCCATTGGCCGGCGCCGTCGAACTGATGGCCGAGCGGGACATCGGCTCGCTGGTGGTGATGGAGTCGGGCGACCTGGTGGGCATGCTCACCTTTCGTGAGGTGATACAGGCCATGGTCAAGAACGCCGGCAGCGTGGGGTCGCTGCAGGTGCGATCGGCGATGAACGCCGCGCCGCTGATCTGCACGCTGGAGACCGACATGGACGAAGTGCGCCGCATGATGCTCGAGCGCCATGCCCGCTACATGCCGGTGATGGAGCAAAAGATGCTGATGGGCGTGATCAGCTTCTACGATGTGGCCAAGGCCGTGGTCGATAGCCAGAACTTCGAGAACAAGATGCTCAAAGCCTATATCCGCGACTGGCCCGAAGAAAACTGA
- a CDS encoding O-acetylhomoserine aminocarboxypropyltransferase: MPGYFDPGFDTLALHAGASPDPATGARAVPLHLSTAFVFASSDHAAALFNLERGGHVYSRISNPTNAVLEQRVAALEGGAGAIATASGQAALHLTLATLMGAGSHIVASSALYGGSQNLLHYTLRRFGIATTFVKPGDIDAWRAAVRPDTRLFFGETVGNPGLAVLDIPTVSAIAHEAGVPLLVDSTLTSPWLMQPFEHGADLICHSATKFLSGHGTVVGGIVVDGGGFDWDGPRSAGKFAELTQPYDGFHGMVFGEESSVGAFLLRARREGLRDFGACMSPHTAWLILQGIETLPLRMERHMRNTAKVVEFLAAQPFVARVGHPMLASHPDHALAQKLLPRGAGSVFSFDLKGSREQGKKFVETLKVFSHLANVGDCRSLVIHPASTTHSRMGAQALQDAGITQGQIRLSIGLEDADDLIDDLQRALRAAEKAGA; the protein is encoded by the coding sequence ATGCCCGGCTACTTCGACCCCGGTTTTGACACGCTGGCGCTGCACGCTGGCGCCAGCCCCGACCCGGCCACCGGCGCGCGCGCCGTACCGCTTCACCTGAGCACCGCGTTCGTCTTCGCGTCGAGCGACCATGCCGCCGCGCTGTTCAACCTCGAACGCGGCGGGCATGTGTACAGCCGCATCAGCAACCCGACCAACGCGGTGCTCGAGCAGCGCGTCGCCGCGCTCGAAGGCGGCGCCGGCGCGATCGCCACCGCCAGCGGCCAGGCGGCGCTGCATCTGACGCTGGCCACGCTGATGGGCGCTGGCAGCCATATCGTGGCCAGCAGCGCGCTGTATGGCGGCTCGCAGAACCTGCTGCACTACACGCTGCGCCGCTTTGGCATAGCGACCACGTTCGTCAAGCCGGGCGACATCGACGCCTGGCGCGCGGCCGTGCGCCCCGACACCCGGCTGTTCTTTGGCGAGACGGTGGGCAACCCCGGTCTGGCCGTGCTCGACATCCCCACCGTGAGCGCCATCGCGCATGAGGCGGGCGTGCCGCTGCTGGTGGACTCCACCCTGACCTCGCCCTGGCTGATGCAGCCGTTCGAGCATGGCGCGGATCTGATCTGCCACTCGGCCACCAAATTCCTCTCGGGCCATGGCACGGTGGTCGGCGGCATCGTGGTCGATGGCGGCGGCTTTGACTGGGACGGGCCCCGCTCGGCCGGCAAGTTTGCCGAACTGACCCAGCCCTACGATGGCTTTCACGGCATGGTGTTTGGCGAAGAAAGCAGCGTCGGGGCCTTCCTGTTGCGCGCGCGCCGCGAGGGCCTGCGCGACTTCGGCGCGTGCATGAGCCCGCATACCGCCTGGCTGATTCTGCAAGGCATCGAAACCCTGCCGCTGCGCATGGAGCGCCATATGCGCAACACCGCGAAGGTGGTGGAGTTTCTGGCCGCGCAGCCTTTCGTCGCGCGCGTGGGCCACCCGATGCTGGCATCGCACCCCGACCATGCGCTGGCGCAAAAGCTGCTGCCGCGCGGCGCGGGGTCGGTGTTCAGCTTTGACCTGAAGGGCAGCCGCGAGCAGGGCAAGAAATTCGTCGAAACTCTGAAGGTCTTCAGCCACCTGGCCAATGTCGGCGACTGCCGCAGCCTGGTGATCCACCCGGCCAGCACCACCCATTCGCGCATGGGTGCCCAGGCGCTGCAAGACGCCGGCATCACCCAGGGCCAGATCCGCCTGTCGATCGGGCTGGAAGACGCCGACGACCTGATCGACGACCTGCAGCGCGCCCTCAGGGCCGCCGAGAAAGCAGGGGCCTGA
- the dgoD gene encoding galactonate dehydratase, with translation MKITQLTTYRVPPRWMFLRIETDEGLIGWGEPVVEGHARAVQAAVHELEPYLIGQDPARINDLWQVMYRAGFYRGGAVFMSAIAGVDQALWDIKGKALGVPVYQLLGGLVRDRMRTYGWVGGDRPADVIDGIRQRVDAGFTHFKLNGCEELGIIDSSRAVDAAVARVAQIRAAFGNTVEFGLDFHGRVSVAMAAVLIKELEYLRPLFIEEPVLAEQAEHYPKLAAKTHLPLAAGERMYSRFEFKRVLAAGGIAILQPDLSHAGGISECLKIAAMAEAHDVAIAPHCPLGPIALASCLHVDYVSWNATLQEQGMGMHYNRGGEVLDYVLNPQDFRLDNGFIAPFTKPGLGVEINEALVLERSRDCPDWRNPVWRHADGSVAEW, from the coding sequence ATGAAAATCACGCAACTGACGACCTACCGGGTGCCGCCGCGTTGGATGTTCCTGCGCATCGAGACGGACGAGGGCCTCATCGGCTGGGGCGAACCGGTGGTCGAAGGCCATGCGCGCGCCGTTCAAGCGGCAGTGCATGAATTGGAGCCTTACCTGATCGGGCAAGACCCGGCACGCATCAATGACCTCTGGCAAGTGATGTACCGTGCGGGCTTTTACCGTGGCGGAGCGGTCTTCATGAGCGCCATCGCCGGCGTCGATCAGGCCCTGTGGGACATCAAGGGCAAGGCGCTCGGCGTCCCGGTATACCAGTTGCTCGGCGGCTTGGTGCGCGACCGGATGCGCACCTACGGCTGGGTCGGCGGCGATCGCCCCGCCGACGTGATCGACGGCATTCGGCAGCGGGTCGATGCCGGCTTCACCCACTTCAAGCTCAACGGTTGTGAAGAACTGGGCATCATCGATTCGTCCCGGGCGGTCGATGCTGCCGTAGCGCGGGTCGCGCAAATTCGGGCCGCGTTCGGCAACACGGTGGAGTTCGGCCTCGACTTTCATGGCCGGGTATCGGTCGCGATGGCGGCCGTGTTGATCAAGGAACTGGAATACTTGCGCCCGCTCTTCATAGAAGAGCCGGTGCTGGCCGAACAGGCCGAGCATTACCCGAAACTGGCCGCCAAGACACATCTGCCGCTGGCGGCTGGCGAGCGCATGTACTCCCGCTTCGAGTTCAAGCGGGTGCTTGCCGCCGGCGGAATCGCCATCTTGCAGCCGGATTTGTCCCATGCGGGCGGCATCAGCGAATGCTTGAAGATCGCCGCCATGGCCGAAGCCCATGACGTGGCCATCGCGCCCCACTGCCCGCTGGGGCCGATTGCGCTCGCGTCCTGCCTGCATGTCGACTATGTCAGTTGGAACGCCACGCTACAGGAACAAGGCATGGGCATGCACTACAACCGGGGCGGCGAAGTGCTCGACTATGTGCTGAACCCGCAAGACTTCCGGCTCGACAACGGCTTTATCGCGCCATTCACCAAGCCCGGCCTGGGCGTAGAGATCAACGAAGCGCTGGTGCTCGAACGCAGCCGCGATTGCCCCGACTGGCGCAATCCGGTGTGGCGCCATGCTGACGGCAGTGTGGCGGAGTGGTAG
- a CDS encoding arabinose ABC transporter substrate-binding protein has protein sequence MVLASIGTAAQAADEPKIGFLVKQAEEPWFQDEWKFAEQAAREKGFKLIKIGVPGGSEVLTAIDNLGAQQAQGFIICVPDVKLGSAVVAKAKQNRLKLMTVDDRLVDGAGKPIESVPHMGISAQKIGELVGQTLADEIKKRAWKPEEVGAIRISYDQLPTAKERTDGASASLTRAGFPAANILNAPQSKTDTEAAFNAAAIALTKNPRFKHWIAFGLNDEAVLGAVRAAEGQGIKADQIIGVGIGGSKSALNEFAKPAVTGFFGTVLISPKRHGYETAVNMYDWIKSGKEPEKLILTAGSLMTRDNIAAVKKEMGLD, from the coding sequence ATGGTGCTGGCATCGATCGGCACGGCGGCGCAGGCTGCGGACGAGCCCAAGATCGGTTTTCTGGTCAAGCAGGCAGAAGAGCCGTGGTTCCAGGATGAGTGGAAGTTTGCCGAGCAGGCGGCGCGGGAAAAGGGTTTCAAGCTGATCAAGATCGGGGTGCCCGGCGGCAGCGAGGTGTTGACGGCCATAGACAACCTCGGCGCGCAACAGGCGCAGGGTTTCATCATCTGCGTTCCCGATGTCAAACTCGGCAGTGCCGTGGTGGCCAAGGCCAAGCAGAACCGTCTCAAACTGATGACGGTCGATGATCGGCTGGTCGATGGCGCCGGCAAGCCGATCGAAAGCGTGCCCCATATGGGGATCTCGGCGCAAAAGATCGGCGAGTTGGTCGGACAAACCCTCGCCGACGAGATCAAAAAACGCGCCTGGAAACCCGAAGAGGTCGGCGCCATCCGCATTTCTTATGACCAACTGCCCACGGCCAAGGAGCGTACCGATGGTGCCAGCGCCAGCCTGACCCGGGCGGGCTTTCCCGCCGCCAATATCCTGAATGCGCCACAGTCCAAGACGGACACCGAGGCGGCCTTCAACGCAGCGGCCATCGCGCTGACCAAGAACCCCAGGTTCAAGCACTGGATCGCGTTCGGCCTCAATGACGAGGCCGTGCTGGGCGCCGTGCGTGCCGCCGAAGGGCAGGGCATCAAGGCCGACCAGATCATCGGCGTCGGCATCGGCGGGAGCAAATCGGCGCTGAACGAGTTTGCCAAGCCTGCGGTCACCGGATTTTTCGGCACCGTGCTGATCAGCCCCAAGCGCCACGGCTATGAAACTGCGGTGAACATGTACGACTGGATCAAGTCCGGAAAAGAGCCGGAAAAACTGATTCTCACCGCGGGCAGTCTGATGACCCGGGACAATATCGCGGCAGTCAAAAAGGAGATGGGGTTGGACTGA